One window from the genome of Pseudomonas sp. L5B5 encodes:
- a CDS encoding host specificity protein J — protein MTDHILAGSKGGGAKPPRPSVEAPDSLHSTAYARILDLVSEGEIVGLKNGKRSVFLNETPLANADGSLNFSGVSLETRNGSQDQSYIPGFPAVENESPVAVELRSDQPWTRAITNLQLSAVRIRLAVSRLAQTNTSNGDTNGYTVSYAIDLSTDGGAFVQVLESAFSGKSSSKYERSHRVDLPAAKAGWSVRVRRLTANSSSGAIADTTSVESITDVIDAKLRYPGSAIIGLQFDASQFQSIPNRSFELQGRILRVPSNYDPLTRAYSGVWDGTFKSAWTDNPAWIYYDLLLHQRYGLGHLLNAAQVDKWELYRIGQYCDQPVSDGKGGTEPRFTCNLYLSVRADALKVLQDLATTFRGMAYWGAGSVMAVADMPEDPVYTYSNANVIDGKFVYAGSAKKTRYSVALVSWNDPADFYRQKVQYVDDPEGIARYGVQQTEITATGCTSQAQAQRIGKWALLTNRLETESVSFSVGLDGTLVRPGQVIRVADNDRAGRRIGGRLRSATLDALVLDADVKAYPGDTLTLILPTGKAISRVIKSVGYPLTWDSTGITWDSGAITLDTTGFPAEVQRVMLEKKLEELPPVHSMWAIDSPTLAVQQFRVLSVAEDFSDSAIRYSISAVKHVTGKFAAIDNGARIDQPPVTVIPPSVQNPPKNVRVRNDHFVDQGSAVSVMTIDWERPDNAIAYEVHWRKNDGEWVFAGRTGGSSFDVSGIYAGRYVAKVRAINALDIGSVFATSVETVLNGKTTPPPMVASFNAESIVFGIKLKWSIPAGLSTADLQRTEIWYSQGSDVATATKFGDYAYPQTDLTIMGLAAGVRFFFWARLVDKIGNQGAFHGPINGQSSSDAGPILEYLSDKISETQLSQHLLKKIESGGGAQVEVETMKRELAAMYSIKTQLTVDNKPYLAGIGVGVENDKGVITSQVLVAANRFAVVDPNTAKAISPFVIQNGSTYIDSAYIAKGSITTAHIGGYIESDDYKAGSRGWRLDKAGNLEFNGPISGGGHLSITNRSIKVVDSNDRLRVHIGDLTA, from the coding sequence ATGACCGACCACATTCTCGCCGGTAGCAAGGGCGGCGGTGCCAAGCCGCCTCGTCCGTCCGTGGAAGCTCCGGACAGCCTGCACAGCACGGCCTATGCCCGCATCCTCGACCTTGTCAGCGAAGGCGAGATCGTGGGCCTGAAGAACGGCAAGCGCTCGGTGTTCCTCAACGAGACGCCCCTGGCCAACGCCGACGGCAGCCTGAACTTCTCCGGGGTCAGCCTCGAAACCCGCAACGGCAGCCAGGACCAGAGCTACATCCCGGGCTTCCCGGCGGTGGAAAACGAGTCCCCGGTGGCCGTGGAACTGCGCAGCGACCAACCCTGGACCCGGGCCATCACCAACCTGCAACTGTCGGCGGTGCGCATCCGCCTGGCGGTCTCGCGCCTGGCGCAGACCAACACCAGCAACGGCGACACCAACGGCTACACGGTGAGTTATGCCATCGACCTGTCCACCGACGGCGGGGCTTTTGTCCAGGTGCTGGAATCGGCCTTCAGCGGCAAGAGCTCCAGCAAGTACGAGCGCTCCCACCGGGTCGACCTGCCAGCGGCCAAGGCCGGCTGGAGCGTGCGCGTACGGAGGCTGACCGCGAACTCCAGCAGTGGGGCGATCGCCGATACCACCAGCGTGGAATCCATCACTGACGTGATCGACGCCAAGTTGCGCTACCCGGGTTCGGCGATCATCGGCCTGCAGTTCGATGCCTCGCAGTTCCAGTCGATCCCCAATCGCTCCTTCGAATTGCAGGGGCGGATCCTGCGCGTGCCGAGCAACTACGACCCGCTCACCCGGGCCTACAGCGGCGTGTGGGACGGCACCTTCAAGTCGGCCTGGACCGACAACCCCGCCTGGATCTACTACGACCTGCTGCTGCACCAGCGTTATGGCCTGGGGCACCTGCTCAACGCCGCCCAGGTGGACAAGTGGGAGCTGTACCGCATCGGCCAGTACTGCGACCAGCCGGTGTCCGATGGCAAGGGCGGCACCGAGCCGCGCTTCACCTGCAACCTCTACCTCTCGGTACGCGCCGATGCGCTGAAGGTGCTGCAGGACCTGGCCACCACCTTCCGGGGCATGGCCTATTGGGGCGCGGGCTCGGTGATGGCGGTGGCCGACATGCCGGAAGACCCGGTGTACACCTACAGCAACGCCAACGTGATCGATGGCAAGTTCGTCTACGCAGGTTCTGCAAAAAAGACCCGCTACAGCGTGGCCCTGGTGAGCTGGAACGACCCGGCGGATTTCTACCGGCAGAAGGTGCAGTACGTCGACGATCCGGAAGGCATCGCCCGTTATGGCGTGCAGCAGACCGAGATCACCGCCACCGGCTGCACTTCCCAGGCCCAGGCCCAGCGCATCGGCAAATGGGCGCTGCTGACCAACCGCCTGGAAACCGAAAGCGTGAGTTTTTCCGTGGGCCTGGACGGCACCCTGGTGCGTCCGGGACAGGTCATCCGCGTGGCAGACAACGACCGTGCCGGGCGGCGCATCGGCGGGCGCCTGCGCTCGGCGACCCTGGACGCCCTGGTGCTGGATGCCGACGTCAAGGCCTACCCCGGCGATACCCTGACCCTGATCCTGCCCACCGGCAAGGCGATCTCCCGGGTGATCAAGTCCGTGGGTTACCCACTGACCTGGGACAGCACCGGCATCACTTGGGACAGCGGCGCGATCACCCTCGACACCACCGGCTTTCCCGCTGAAGTGCAGCGCGTGATGCTGGAGAAAAAGCTCGAGGAACTGCCACCGGTGCACTCGATGTGGGCCATCGACTCGCCGACCCTGGCGGTCCAGCAGTTTCGCGTGCTGTCGGTGGCCGAGGACTTCTCCGACTCGGCGATCAGGTACAGCATCAGCGCGGTCAAGCATGTCACCGGCAAGTTCGCGGCGATCGACAACGGCGCGCGGATCGACCAGCCACCGGTGACCGTGATCCCGCCGAGCGTGCAGAACCCGCCGAAGAACGTGCGGGTACGCAACGACCACTTCGTCGACCAGGGCAGTGCGGTCAGCGTCATGACCATTGACTGGGAACGTCCGGACAACGCCATCGCCTACGAGGTGCACTGGCGCAAGAACGATGGCGAATGGGTGTTCGCCGGGCGCACCGGGGGCAGCTCCTTCGACGTCAGCGGCATCTATGCCGGGCGCTACGTAGCCAAGGTCCGGGCGATCAACGCCCTGGACATCGGCTCGGTGTTCGCCACCTCGGTCGAGACCGTGCTCAACGGCAAGACCACGCCGCCGCCGATGGTGGCTTCCTTCAACGCCGAGTCGATCGTGTTCGGCATCAAGCTCAAGTGGAGCATCCCGGCCGGGCTGAGCACCGCCGACCTGCAACGGACCGAGATCTGGTACAGCCAGGGCAGCGACGTGGCCACCGCCACCAAGTTCGGCGACTACGCCTACCCGCAGACCGACCTGACCATCATGGGGTTGGCCGCTGGTGTGCGGTTCTTCTTCTGGGCGCGCCTAGTGGACAAGATCGGTAACCAGGGTGCTTTCCATGGGCCGATCAACGGACAGTCATCCTCGGATGCCGGGCCGATCCTCGAATACCTCAGCGACAAGATCAGCGAGACGCAACTGAGCCAGCACCTGCTGAAGAAGATCGAGTCCGGCGGCGGCGCCCAGGTCGAAGTCGAGACCATGAAGCGCGAGCTGGCGGCGATGTACTCGATCAAGACGCAACTGACGGTGGATAACAAACCCTATCTGGCGGGGATTGGTGTCGGGGTCGAAAACGATAAGGGCGTCATTACCAGCCAGGTATTGGTTGCGGCTAATCGGTTTGCGGTTGTCGATCCTAATACTGCCAAGGCGATATCCCCGTTTGTTATTCAGAATGGTAGTACCTATATAGACTCTGCATATATTGCTAAGGGTTCGATAACCACTGCTCACATTGGTGGGTATATCGAGTCTGATGATTATAAGGCAGGTAGTCGAGGTTGGCGTTTGGATAAGGCGGGGAACCTTGAATTTAATGGACCTATATCTGGTGGTGGTCATCTAAGTATAACTAATCGCTCAATCAAGGTTGTCGATTCTAATGATAGGCTTCGAGTGCATATAGGGGACTTGACAGCATGA
- a CDS encoding tail assembly protein, whose amino-acid sequence MGLAVEPQKMQTVLLSGSLARLFGREHRVAISAGFKDVMGYFRQFPGFERYMVQSADKGLRFAVFNGRRNLSETDIHQPLGKQVIRIAPVLGGSKRAGGLQTILGAVLMAVAYYNPFGFLTGPAVSFMMMTGATMVMGGVMQMLAPMPKGLGAQERPENRPNYSFNGPVNTTAQGNPVGLLYGQLTIGSTVISSGIYAQDQL is encoded by the coding sequence ATGGGCTTGGCCGTAGAACCACAAAAGATGCAAACCGTGCTGCTGTCAGGCTCCCTGGCACGGCTGTTCGGGCGTGAGCACCGGGTGGCCATCAGCGCAGGCTTCAAGGATGTGATGGGTTACTTCCGGCAATTTCCGGGTTTTGAGCGCTACATGGTGCAGAGCGCCGACAAGGGCCTGCGCTTCGCCGTATTCAACGGCCGGCGCAACCTGTCCGAGACCGATATCCACCAGCCCCTGGGCAAGCAGGTGATCCGCATCGCCCCGGTGCTCGGCGGCTCCAAGCGCGCCGGAGGCTTGCAGACCATCCTTGGGGCGGTGCTGATGGCCGTGGCCTACTACAACCCTTTCGGCTTCCTCACCGGCCCGGCAGTCTCTTTCATGATGATGACCGGGGCGACCATGGTGATGGGCGGCGTGATGCAGATGCTCGCCCCCATGCCCAAGGGCCTTGGCGCCCAGGAGCGCCCGGAAAACCGCCCCAACTACAGCTTCAACGGGCCGGTCAACACCACGGCCCAGGGCAATCCGGTGGGCCTGCTCTATGGCCAGCTGACCATCGGCAGCACCGTGATCAGCTCCGGTATCTACGCCCAGGACCAACTCTGA
- a CDS encoding tail assembly protein — MNQQKVRVVRLYGSLGARFGRVHRLAVGSASEAIRALCVLVPGFEAFLMESKDRGLTYSLFLGRDNIGQDRLHAPSGSSDIRIAPLLIGSKRSGGLQTIIGVALVVAASYFTGGMAATGSTASGLLGSGASTGWTVAASMGLSLAMGGVMQMMSPQLKGLGAMDRPDNRANYSFNGPVNTTAQGNPVGLLYGQLIVGSSVISAGIYAQDQL, encoded by the coding sequence ATGAATCAGCAAAAAGTCCGGGTCGTGCGTTTGTACGGATCCCTGGGAGCCCGCTTCGGCCGGGTGCATCGGTTGGCCGTGGGCAGCGCCTCGGAGGCGATCCGCGCCTTGTGCGTGCTGGTCCCGGGGTTCGAGGCCTTCTTGATGGAGTCCAAGGATCGCGGATTGACCTACTCGCTGTTTCTGGGACGCGACAACATCGGCCAGGACCGCCTGCATGCCCCCAGCGGCAGCAGCGATATCCGCATCGCTCCGCTGCTGATCGGCAGCAAGCGCTCGGGTGGGTTGCAGACCATCATCGGCGTGGCCCTGGTGGTGGCGGCCTCCTACTTCACTGGTGGCATGGCCGCTACTGGCAGTACTGCCTCAGGCCTGCTCGGCTCCGGTGCCTCTACTGGCTGGACCGTCGCGGCCAGCATGGGCCTGTCCCTGGCCATGGGCGGGGTGATGCAGATGATGTCGCCGCAGCTCAAGGGCCTGGGCGCCATGGACCGTCCCGACAATCGCGCCAACTACAGCTTCAACGGCCCGGTCAACACCACGGCCCAGGGCAACCCGGTGGGCCTGCTCTATGGCCAGTTGATCGTCGGCAGCTCGGTGATCAGCGCCGGCATCTATGCCCAGGACCAGCTCTGA
- a CDS encoding C40 family peptidase, translating into MNKANLAAIERHALAEYPRECCGLLVREGRRRVYVPCRNTAATPSEHFRLAPEDYAAAEERGEVLAVIHSHPDYPATPSEADRVACEASGLPWHIVQVLADDAGQPRVGQWAQLAPSGYQAPLIGRAFAHGVHDCLSILLDYYRRELGIELGNYSREDGWWDKGGNLYLEHLPEAGFERVGDLRQGDVVLMQIRSPVPNHAAIYLADGVLKSEPAHYPAPGSILHHLYGRDSKRDTYGGYWDEVTVSIWRHRQLMAPA; encoded by the coding sequence ATGAACAAGGCCAACCTTGCGGCCATCGAGCGCCACGCCCTGGCCGAGTACCCGCGCGAATGCTGCGGGTTGCTGGTTCGCGAGGGGCGGCGGCGGGTCTATGTGCCGTGCCGCAATACCGCCGCGACCCCCAGCGAGCACTTTCGCCTGGCCCCCGAGGACTACGCGGCAGCGGAGGAGCGCGGCGAGGTGCTGGCGGTGATCCACAGCCATCCGGACTACCCGGCCACGCCCAGCGAGGCGGACCGGGTGGCCTGCGAGGCCTCCGGGCTGCCCTGGCACATTGTCCAGGTGCTGGCGGACGACGCCGGCCAGCCGCGCGTTGGCCAATGGGCCCAGCTGGCGCCCAGCGGCTACCAGGCACCGTTGATTGGCCGGGCCTTCGCCCATGGCGTGCACGACTGCCTGAGCATCCTCCTCGACTACTACCGGCGTGAGCTGGGCATCGAGTTGGGCAACTATTCGCGCGAGGACGGCTGGTGGGACAAGGGCGGCAACCTCTACCTGGAGCACCTGCCCGAGGCCGGTTTCGAGCGGGTAGGGGACCTGCGCCAGGGCGACGTGGTGCTGATGCAGATCCGCTCGCCGGTGCCCAACCACGCGGCAATCTACCTGGCCGATGGCGTGCTCAAGAGCGAGCCTGCGCACTATCCGGCGCCGGGCTCCATCCTGCACCACCTCTATGGCCGCGACAGCAAGCGCGACACCTATGGCGGCTACTGGGACGAGGTCACGGTCAGCATCTGGCGTCATCGCCAGCTCATGGCGCCGGCTTGA
- a CDS encoding phage minor tail protein L, with amino-acid sequence MPITADIQTLEPGAWVELFELDATSLGAELYRFHGYPQQSSIFWQGLEYSPWPIQAEGFEMTGKGSQPTPTLSVGNVDGFITALVLYFEDLVGARLIRHRTLGKYLDGQPEADPEEELAPDIWYVERKVAEDNEVVKFELSSALDFNGVQLPRRQIVANVCWWLSCGGYRGPYCGYNGGPVADVNDVIVTDAAKDKCGGRLSSCKLRFGENNPLPYGSFPAAGLLRS; translated from the coding sequence ATGCCGATCACGGCTGATATCCAGACCCTGGAGCCTGGCGCGTGGGTGGAGCTTTTCGAGCTCGACGCCACCAGCCTCGGCGCCGAACTCTATCGCTTTCACGGTTACCCCCAGCAGTCGTCGATCTTCTGGCAGGGGCTCGAGTACTCCCCCTGGCCGATCCAGGCCGAGGGTTTCGAAATGACCGGCAAGGGCTCACAGCCGACCCCGACCCTGTCGGTGGGCAACGTCGATGGTTTCATCACCGCCCTGGTGCTGTATTTCGAAGACCTGGTGGGGGCCCGGCTGATTCGCCACCGGACCCTGGGCAAGTACCTGGACGGCCAGCCCGAAGCCGACCCCGAGGAGGAGCTGGCGCCGGACATCTGGTACGTCGAGCGCAAGGTCGCCGAAGACAACGAGGTGGTGAAGTTCGAGTTGTCCAGCGCCCTGGACTTCAACGGTGTGCAGCTGCCGCGGCGGCAGATCGTCGCCAACGTCTGCTGGTGGCTCAGCTGCGGCGGTTATCGCGGCCCTTACTGCGGCTACAACGGTGGCCCGGTGGCGGACGTCAACGACGTGATCGTCACTGATGCGGCCAAGGATAAATGCGGCGGACGCCTGAGCAGCTGCAAGCTGCGCTTCGGCGAGAACAACCCGCTGCCCTACGGCTCGTTTCCTGCGGCGGGCCTGCTACGGAGTTGA
- a CDS encoding pyocin knob domain-containing protein, with protein MTLRTIKAGAQPNDGGGDNLRAGAQIINENFAELDQRAARASAQLNSIETGATKNRPDAELLARANHTGAQLASTISDFSPAVKAILQQYGLAEKIRDIPEGQLNGLSVNTFTFCRPAGAGVLPSQVNHYVIHLQLNDAGFAAQLAINFLNGKYYSRIKDNGTWQSAWTSGLWKGDFGFGGDAPAPPASDFNGRIGSGFYGWAGSYAGAPRADVNGEFLMLQGAAVAQRATQLALSHDSDEAWFRRDTGGWQPWKKLLMQGDFGVGAKNLLTCIDANNVAENGELLVYPGTLNGPNPGVYGTLRTSFYDKSTGNWTQLILSTAGDKMFCRGCINGGIQPWMRINEESITNSNGTAVKFSDGTMMCWKESSTIQTTSNQVSTGVFLGAAEIFTFPVPFVTIGVVIASVSYSAYAYCWGAVGEGNNPNQCRVAGFSHAANAQYQARYLAVGRWR; from the coding sequence ATGACTCTCAGAACCATCAAGGCGGGCGCCCAGCCCAACGACGGCGGTGGCGACAACCTGCGCGCCGGTGCCCAGATCATCAATGAGAACTTTGCCGAGCTGGATCAGCGAGCGGCGCGGGCCAGTGCCCAGCTCAACTCGATCGAAACGGGGGCGACCAAAAACCGGCCGGATGCCGAGCTGCTGGCCCGCGCGAACCATACTGGCGCACAACTGGCCAGCACGATCAGTGACTTTTCGCCGGCAGTAAAGGCAATCCTCCAGCAATACGGGCTCGCGGAAAAAATCCGGGATATCCCCGAGGGGCAATTAAACGGTCTTTCCGTGAATACATTCACCTTTTGCAGGCCGGCTGGCGCAGGGGTTCTCCCTTCGCAGGTGAACCATTACGTCATTCATCTGCAACTCAACGATGCTGGATTCGCTGCGCAGCTCGCCATCAACTTCTTAAACGGCAAGTACTACAGCAGGATCAAGGACAACGGAACCTGGCAGTCAGCATGGACATCCGGCCTGTGGAAAGGTGATTTTGGATTTGGCGGCGATGCTCCTGCCCCTCCCGCGAGCGACTTCAACGGCCGGATAGGTTCCGGGTTTTATGGCTGGGCTGGTAGCTATGCTGGTGCCCCGAGGGCGGACGTGAACGGCGAATTCCTTATGCTTCAGGGGGCGGCAGTTGCTCAGCGAGCTACCCAACTTGCCCTGTCGCACGATTCGGACGAAGCGTGGTTCCGCCGTGATACTGGTGGTTGGCAGCCCTGGAAAAAGCTCCTGATGCAAGGTGACTTCGGTGTGGGTGCAAAAAATCTGCTCACCTGCATCGATGCAAACAACGTGGCGGAAAACGGCGAATTGCTGGTGTACCCAGGGACGCTAAACGGCCCAAATCCTGGCGTGTACGGAACGCTCAGGACGTCGTTCTACGACAAGAGCACCGGCAACTGGACGCAACTTATTCTTTCCACAGCTGGCGACAAGATGTTCTGTCGCGGCTGTATTAACGGTGGCATCCAGCCCTGGATGCGGATCAATGAAGAGTCGATAACGAACAGCAACGGGACTGCAGTCAAGTTCTCGGATGGGACCATGATGTGTTGGAAAGAGAGCTCAACCATCCAGACAACATCAAATCAAGTATCAACGGGCGTCTTTCTCGGCGCCGCCGAAATATTTACCTTTCCGGTTCCGTTCGTGACGATTGGGGTTGTCATTGCCTCTGTCTCGTACTCTGCATATGCCTATTGCTGGGGGGCGGTAGGAGAAGGGAACAACCCGAACCAGTGCCGAGTAGCTGGCTTCAGTCATGCGGCTAACGCTCAGTATCAAGCAAGATATCTAGCTGTGGGGAGGTGGCGATAA
- a CDS encoding phage tail protein yields the protein MTIETFAWVPKVEPVGTVEFRLKSARFGDGYQQVVQDGINNKTQSWPLTFVGDESRIKPIIAFIDAHRGAAPFYWTPPLGEQGLYRCKTYQPSPLGAGMYTLSATFEQAFHP from the coding sequence ATGACCATCGAAACCTTCGCCTGGGTGCCCAAGGTGGAACCCGTGGGCACCGTTGAATTTCGCCTCAAGTCGGCCCGCTTCGGCGACGGCTACCAGCAGGTGGTCCAGGACGGGATCAACAACAAGACCCAGTCCTGGCCGCTGACCTTCGTCGGCGACGAAAGCCGGATCAAGCCAATCATCGCCTTCATCGACGCCCATCGCGGCGCGGCGCCGTTCTACTGGACCCCACCCCTGGGAGAACAGGGACTGTACCGCTGCAAGACCTACCAGCCCTCGCCGTTGGGCGCAGGGATGTACACCCTCAGCGCCACCTTTGAACAGGCCTTCCATCCATGA